In Sphingopyxis sp. CCNWLW2, a single window of DNA contains:
- a CDS encoding C40 family peptidase → MTSESGDNSAANRVRMGRPGAAGAGRDRFGLTGTSQGFDPRVVAIRPDLADIAVAGTHFAPHYAAPMMRSGVLPAASLRASPSVDADQTSELLFGEGFALLDLTGGWAWGYCLADHYVGYLAAEALAAPIAPTHRVAMIEAMLHSAPDAASGGPAVLPRGALVMGEPEGEWLATSHGYLPLASLVEVGTEDNDPAELAEQMIGTPYVWGGRTAKGIDCSGLVQIVWTAAGIQLPRDSDLQLAALGADKDVDPAALARGDLVFFPGHVGIMADSQTIIHASRRWMAVNSEPLADVIARSAAKDHDPPVSGYKRLR, encoded by the coding sequence GTGACATCAGAAAGTGGCGATAATTCAGCGGCAAACCGCGTGCGCATGGGGCGTCCCGGCGCCGCGGGCGCGGGCCGCGATCGCTTTGGCCTGACCGGCACGTCGCAGGGCTTCGACCCGCGCGTCGTCGCGATCCGTCCCGACCTGGCCGATATCGCGGTCGCGGGAACGCATTTCGCGCCGCATTACGCCGCGCCGATGATGCGCAGCGGCGTGCTGCCCGCCGCATCGCTGCGCGCATCGCCGTCGGTCGACGCCGACCAGACGAGCGAGCTGCTGTTCGGCGAAGGCTTTGCCCTGCTCGACCTTACCGGCGGCTGGGCGTGGGGTTATTGCCTTGCCGACCATTATGTCGGCTATCTCGCCGCCGAGGCGCTCGCCGCGCCGATCGCGCCGACGCACCGCGTCGCGATGATCGAGGCGATGCTACACAGCGCGCCCGATGCCGCGAGCGGCGGCCCCGCCGTCCTGCCGCGCGGCGCGCTTGTGATGGGCGAGCCCGAGGGTGAATGGCTCGCAACCTCGCACGGCTATCTGCCGCTCGCTTCGCTTGTCGAAGTCGGCACGGAAGACAACGACCCTGCCGAACTCGCCGAACAGATGATCGGCACACCTTATGTGTGGGGCGGCCGCACCGCGAAGGGCATCGACTGTTCAGGCCTCGTCCAGATCGTATGGACTGCCGCCGGGATCCAGCTGCCGCGCGACAGTGACCTGCAGCTCGCTGCGCTCGGCGCCGACAAGGATGTCGATCCGGCGGCGCTCGCGCGCGGCGACCTCGTCTTCTTCCCCGGCCACGTCGGCATCATGGCGGACAGCCAGACGATCATTCACGCTAGCCGACGATGGATGGCGGTGAACAGCGAACCGCTGGCCGACGTCATCGCGCGATCGGCCGCAAAGGATCATGATCCGCCGGTGAGCGGATATAAAAGACTGCGATAA
- the argC gene encoding N-acetyl-gamma-glutamyl-phosphate reductase produces MTKTVFIDGAAGTTGLEIAERLAGRNEFTMIALDDARRKDAAARREALNDADFVILCLPDDAAREAVAMIGNDRTRVIDASTAHRVAPGWVYGFPEVSGHDAVAEAARVSNPGCYSTGFIALVAPLVQAGLLPADWPYVCHAVSGYSGGGKALIERFEEDSDIAWRGYALALGHKHVPEMQARCGLAIGPLFSPAVIAAHRGMVVEVPLPLIAMPAAASPDALRAALADFYGASPIVVMGEAPADGEMLLRASDAGDDRIELSVFANADASQARLVARLDNLGKGASGACVQNLNIMAGLPETAGLRI; encoded by the coding sequence ATGACGAAAACGGTTTTCATCGACGGCGCGGCGGGTACGACGGGCCTCGAAATCGCCGAACGCCTTGCGGGGCGGAACGAGTTCACGATGATCGCGCTCGACGATGCGCGCCGCAAGGATGCCGCGGCGCGGCGCGAGGCGCTGAATGATGCGGATTTCGTGATCCTCTGCCTTCCCGACGATGCGGCGCGCGAGGCGGTCGCGATGATCGGCAATGATCGCACCCGCGTCATCGACGCATCGACCGCGCATCGTGTCGCGCCGGGCTGGGTCTATGGCTTCCCCGAAGTCAGCGGACACGACGCCGTGGCCGAAGCCGCGCGCGTGTCGAACCCGGGCTGCTATTCGACGGGCTTTATCGCGCTGGTCGCACCGCTCGTGCAGGCGGGCCTGCTTCCCGCCGACTGGCCCTATGTCTGTCATGCGGTCAGCGGCTATTCGGGCGGCGGCAAGGCGCTGATCGAACGCTTCGAGGAAGATTCCGACATCGCCTGGCGCGGCTATGCGCTGGCGCTCGGTCATAAGCATGTGCCTGAAATGCAGGCACGGTGCGGGCTTGCAATCGGTCCACTCTTTTCGCCCGCCGTGATCGCCGCGCATCGCGGGATGGTGGTCGAGGTCCCGTTGCCGCTGATTGCCATGCCGGCCGCCGCGTCGCCCGACGCGCTGCGCGCGGCGCTCGCCGATTTCTATGGCGCGAGCCCGATCGTCGTCATGGGCGAGGCGCCGGCGGACGGCGAAATGCTCCTTCGCGCGTCGGATGCGGGCGATGACCGGATCGAATTGTCCGTCTTCGCCAATGCCGATGCCAGCCAGGCGCGCCTCGTCGCGCGGCTCGACAATCTGGGCAAGGGCGCGAGCGGCGCGTGCGTCCAGAATCTCAACATCATGGCTGGATTGCCCGAAACCGCGGGCCTTCGAATCTAG
- a CDS encoding PQQ-dependent sugar dehydrogenase yields MRKTLKYAALALLLLLIVGGITLYVMSRPDVARFSTAELSGRVPVMASQKTETFPTVNVPEATSWPAGQAPRAAQGLSVARFAEGLDHPRTILVLPNGDVLVAESQSPPRKDGGVQGAVMKNLMGKGGTGRKPSANRITLLRDADGDGKAEVKTAYITGLNSPYGMALVGSTLYVANTDALLAFPYVAGETKMSGKPAKLVDLPAKGTNRHWTKSLAVAPNGWLYIGVGADSNIGEAGMNREFRRASVLEVRPENKYMRTFAAGIRNPVGLNFYPGSDRLWTVVNERDMLGSDLVPDYLTDVTEGDFYGWPWYYWGGYIDPRVEPEAEDRRQYVKRPEYGLGAHTAPLGFTFTQGLDLGDRWANGALIALHGSWNREPVAGYSVVFVKFGANGKPVDALPVTLLDQFLGKDGKTTRGRPADVKVAKDGSALVADDTGGVIWRVAKAG; encoded by the coding sequence ATGCGCAAGACCCTGAAATATGCCGCCCTCGCCCTGTTGCTGCTGTTGATCGTCGGCGGCATCACATTATACGTCATGTCGCGCCCCGATGTCGCGCGCTTCTCGACCGCCGAGCTGAGCGGGCGGGTGCCGGTGATGGCGTCGCAAAAAACCGAGACATTCCCGACGGTGAATGTGCCCGAGGCGACGAGCTGGCCCGCAGGTCAGGCGCCGCGCGCCGCGCAGGGGCTTAGCGTCGCACGCTTCGCCGAAGGGCTCGATCATCCGCGCACCATATTGGTGCTACCCAACGGCGACGTCCTCGTCGCGGAATCGCAGAGCCCGCCGCGCAAGGATGGCGGCGTGCAAGGCGCGGTGATGAAAAATCTGATGGGCAAGGGCGGCACCGGCCGCAAGCCGTCGGCGAACCGCATCACCCTGCTCCGTGATGCCGATGGCGACGGCAAGGCCGAGGTCAAGACGGCCTATATCACGGGCCTCAACTCACCCTATGGCATGGCGCTCGTCGGCAGCACGCTATACGTCGCGAACACTGATGCGCTGCTCGCCTTCCCCTATGTGGCGGGCGAGACGAAGATGAGCGGCAAGCCGGCCAAGCTCGTCGACCTGCCTGCAAAGGGCACCAACCGCCACTGGACCAAGAGCCTCGCCGTAGCACCCAACGGCTGGCTCTACATCGGCGTCGGCGCCGACAGCAATATCGGCGAAGCGGGCATGAACCGCGAGTTCCGCCGCGCCAGCGTGCTCGAGGTGCGGCCCGAGAACAAATATATGCGCACCTTCGCCGCGGGCATCCGCAACCCCGTCGGGCTCAATTTCTATCCCGGCAGCGACCGGCTGTGGACGGTGGTCAACGAGCGAGACATGCTCGGCAGCGATCTGGTTCCCGATTATCTGACCGACGTGACCGAAGGCGATTTCTATGGCTGGCCCTGGTATTATTGGGGCGGCTACATCGACCCGCGCGTCGAGCCCGAAGCCGAGGATCGCCGGCAATATGTCAAGCGACCCGAATATGGGCTGGGGGCGCATACCGCACCGCTTGGCTTCACCTTCACCCAGGGCCTCGACCTTGGCGATCGCTGGGCGAATGGCGCGCTGATCGCGCTGCACGGGTCTTGGAACCGCGAGCCGGTGGCTGGGTACAGCGTCGTGTTCGTCAAGTTCGGCGCCAATGGCAAGCCGGTCGACGCGCTGCCTGTCACGCTGCTCGACCAGTTCCTCGGCAAGGACGGCAAGACCACCCGCGGCCGGCCGGCCGACGTGAAGGTCGCCAAGGACGGCAGCGCGCTCGTCGCCGACGACACCGGCGGGGTGATCTGGCGGGTCGCGAAGGCCGGATAA
- the dnaN gene encoding DNA polymerase III subunit beta, protein MKATIERAVLLKSLGHVQSVVERRNTIPILSNVLIEADASGQLKLMATDLDLQVVETIAAKVETPGTTTVSAHTLFEIARKLPEGAEVSLAAAEGKMQVKAGRSNFNLPTLPRDDFPVIAEGDLPTNFELPVAELIQIIDKTRFAISTEETRYYLNGIFLHVAEDASGPVLKAAATDGHRLARYTVTRPDGASSMPDVIVPRKCVTEIRKLLDEAEGNVEISLSASKVRFQLGNAILTSKLIDGTFPDYSRVIPTANDKLLKVDPKSLYQGVDRVSTIASEKTRAVKVGLDKDRITLSVTSPENGTAAEEVAAAYDSDAMEIGFNARYLSDILGQVDGDTVELHLADANAPTLIRESEKSPALYVLMPMRV, encoded by the coding sequence ATGAAAGCGACGATCGAACGCGCAGTGTTGTTGAAAAGCCTCGGCCACGTCCAGTCGGTGGTCGAACGGCGCAATACCATCCCGATCCTCTCGAACGTGCTGATCGAAGCCGACGCGTCGGGCCAGCTGAAATTGATGGCGACCGACCTCGACCTGCAGGTCGTCGAAACGATCGCGGCCAAGGTCGAGACGCCGGGCACGACCACCGTGTCGGCGCACACGCTTTTCGAAATCGCCCGCAAGCTGCCCGAGGGCGCCGAGGTCAGCCTCGCCGCCGCCGAGGGTAAGATGCAGGTCAAGGCCGGCCGGTCGAACTTCAACCTGCCGACGCTGCCGCGCGACGATTTCCCGGTGATCGCCGAGGGCGACCTGCCGACCAATTTCGAGCTGCCCGTCGCCGAGCTGATCCAGATCATCGACAAGACGCGCTTTGCGATCTCGACCGAGGAAACGCGCTACTATCTCAACGGCATCTTCCTGCACGTCGCCGAGGATGCGTCGGGTCCGGTGCTGAAGGCCGCGGCGACCGACGGCCACCGCCTCGCGCGCTACACCGTCACGCGCCCCGATGGCGCCTCGTCGATGCCCGACGTCATCGTGCCGCGCAAATGCGTCACCGAAATCCGCAAGCTGCTCGACGAAGCCGAAGGCAATGTCGAAATCAGCCTGTCGGCGTCGAAGGTCCGCTTCCAGCTCGGCAACGCGATCCTGACCTCGAAGCTGATCGACGGCACCTTCCCCGACTACAGCCGCGTCATTCCGACCGCGAACGACAAGCTGCTCAAGGTCGATCCGAAGAGCCTGTATCAGGGCGTCGACCGCGTCTCGACGATCGCCAGCGAAAAGACCCGCGCGGTCAAGGTCGGCCTCGACAAGGACCGCATCACGCTCAGCGTGACCAGCCCCGAAAACGGCACCGCCGCCGAAGAGGTCGCGGCCGCCTATGACAGCGACGCGATGGAGATCGGTTTCAACGCCCGTTATCTCAGCGACATCCTCGGCCAGGTCGACGGCGACACCGTCGAACTCCACCTAGCCGATGCGAATGCGCCGACGCTGATCCGCGAAAGCGAGAAGAGCCCGGCGCTCTACGTACTGATGCCGATGCGGGTGTAG
- a CDS encoding aspartate/glutamate racemase family protein, with protein MKTIGLIGGLSWESSAQYYRLLNEGVRARLGGLHSARVLLLSLDFAPIGELQASGDWDVLDRQMADAARSLTAGGAELLLICANTMHLCAEAVEAATPVPLLHIADPAIAAVQAAGLSRVGLLGTAFTMEKPFYTARMAAAGIEAMIPGDADRAIIHGIIYDELVQGVVSDASRAEYRRIIAALIADGAEAIVLGCTEIMLLVGEEDSAVPLFDTLALHVEAAVEAALAP; from the coding sequence ATGAAGACAATCGGCCTGATCGGCGGTTTGAGCTGGGAAAGCTCAGCCCAATATTACCGGCTGCTCAACGAAGGCGTGCGGGCGCGGCTCGGCGGGTTGCATTCGGCACGCGTCCTGCTGCTGTCGCTCGATTTCGCGCCCATCGGCGAGTTGCAAGCGAGCGGCGACTGGGATGTGCTCGATCGCCAGATGGCGGACGCCGCTCGATCCTTGACGGCGGGCGGCGCCGAACTGCTTTTGATCTGCGCGAATACGATGCACCTGTGCGCCGAGGCGGTCGAGGCGGCGACGCCGGTGCCGCTGCTCCACATCGCCGACCCCGCCATCGCGGCCGTCCAGGCGGCGGGCCTTTCACGCGTCGGGTTGCTCGGCACGGCCTTCACGATGGAAAAGCCCTTCTATACCGCGCGCATGGCGGCGGCGGGAATCGAGGCGATGATTCCCGGCGACGCCGATCGCGCGATCATCCACGGCATCATCTATGATGAGCTGGTGCAGGGCGTCGTTAGCGACGCATCGCGCGCCGAATATCGGCGGATCATCGCCGCGCTGATCGCCGACGGCGCCGAGGCGATCGTCCTGGGCTGTACCGAAATCATGCTGCTGGTCGGCGAGGAGGATAGCGCGGTGCCGTTGTTCGACACGCTGGCGCTGCACGTTGAGGCGGCAGTGGAGGCGGCGCTGGCCCCCTGA
- a CDS encoding LysR family transcriptional regulator: MYDWNDLKAFLAVAETGSTLSAAQSMRVSQTTVARRIAALEEATGLNLFERRQAGYALTPVGEAMVASAVAVRDAADRFGDAAGARSRDAGGTVSLTTMEIFAVTVLPPILRDLRAAHPGIHIHLDTSDEPRDLAAGAADIAIRSSKQPAGAGLVGRRIADNPWTVYCSRAYADLHGIPHGRAELATHPFIGGGGGVWEPYQAWLRQHGLEESVVMQYDTGSGLLAGVRSGMGLTILPAFIADREPDLIRCIPPKTEDTTGLWLLTHERLRHVPRVRLVLDFLAAELTKLARQ; encoded by the coding sequence ATGTATGATTGGAACGACCTGAAGGCCTTTCTGGCCGTTGCCGAGACCGGCAGCACGCTGTCGGCGGCGCAGTCGATGCGTGTCAGCCAGACGACCGTCGCCCGGCGCATCGCTGCGCTCGAGGAGGCGACCGGCCTCAACCTGTTCGAGCGGCGGCAGGCGGGTTACGCGCTGACCCCGGTGGGCGAAGCGATGGTGGCAAGCGCCGTCGCGGTCCGCGATGCCGCCGACCGCTTCGGCGATGCGGCGGGCGCGCGCTCGCGCGATGCGGGCGGCACGGTCAGCCTGACGACGATGGAAATCTTTGCGGTCACCGTCCTGCCGCCGATCCTGCGTGACCTTCGCGCCGCGCATCCGGGCATCCATATCCATCTCGACACGTCGGACGAGCCGCGCGACCTCGCCGCCGGCGCGGCGGACATCGCGATCCGCAGCAGCAAACAGCCCGCGGGCGCAGGCCTCGTCGGGCGGCGTATCGCCGACAATCCCTGGACCGTCTATTGCAGCCGCGCCTATGCCGATCTGCACGGCATTCCGCACGGGCGTGCCGAGCTTGCGACGCATCCGTTCATCGGCGGCGGCGGCGGCGTCTGGGAACCCTATCAGGCGTGGCTGCGCCAACATGGGCTCGAGGAGTCGGTGGTGATGCAATATGACACAGGGTCGGGCCTGCTTGCGGGCGTACGCTCGGGCATGGGGCTCACCATATTGCCCGCTTTCATCGCCGATCGCGAACCCGACCTGATCCGCTGCATCCCTCCGAAGACCGAGGACACCACGGGGCTGTGGCTGCTGACCCACGAACGGCTGCGCCACGTCCCGCGCGTGCGGCTGGTCCTCGACTTCCTCGCCGCCGAACTGACGAAGCTCGCGCGTCAATAA
- a CDS encoding UrcA family protein produces MQKLLILAALAAVSIGQPVSAQTVPANPSVAVAHKDLDLRTAAGTKALDRRIWRAVVEVCGTAPDFDIAGKNDVRQCRRDTKRVASVQADVVVANASRSEPIQVSSIRN; encoded by the coding sequence ATGCAAAAGCTTCTGATCCTCGCCGCCCTCGCTGCCGTATCGATCGGCCAGCCCGTATCGGCGCAAACCGTCCCTGCGAACCCGAGCGTCGCCGTGGCGCACAAAGACCTCGACCTTCGGACTGCAGCCGGCACCAAGGCGCTCGACCGCCGTATCTGGCGCGCCGTCGTCGAAGTGTGCGGCACCGCCCCCGATTTCGATATCGCGGGCAAGAATGACGTGCGGCAATGCCGCCGCGACACAAAGCGCGTCGCCTCGGTGCAGGCCGATGTGGTGGTCGCCAATGCGTCGCGCAGCGAGCCAATCCAGGTCAGCTCGATCCGCAACTGA
- a CDS encoding winged helix-turn-helix transcriptional regulator encodes MPTPEKIAYDPNAPVDPRVETLVNELIGRVADKWTLLVLEELEDHGTCRFTELSRRVPGISQKMLTQTLRQMERDGLVVRTVHPVVPPKVEYCLTDLGHSLGEAFCGVWVWAEANLEKVARARMAFDAQG; translated from the coding sequence ATGCCCACGCCCGAAAAAATTGCCTATGATCCGAACGCGCCGGTCGATCCGCGCGTCGAAACGCTCGTCAACGAACTCATCGGCCGAGTCGCCGACAAATGGACTCTACTCGTTCTCGAGGAGCTGGAGGATCATGGAACCTGCCGCTTCACCGAATTGTCGCGCCGCGTTCCCGGCATCAGCCAGAAGATGCTGACGCAAACGTTGCGCCAGATGGAGCGCGACGGGCTGGTGGTGCGGACGGTGCATCCGGTCGTCCCGCCGAAGGTCGAATATTGCCTGACCGACCTCGGCCACAGTCTCGGTGAAGCCTTTTGCGGCGTGTGGGTCTGGGCGGAGGCCAATCTGGAAAAGGTGGCTAGGGCGCGGATGGCGTTCGACGCGCAGGGGTGA
- a CDS encoding SDR family oxidoreductase, translating to MKTTGNTILVTGGGSGIGLALAQRWHDAGNKVIVTGRNAAKLEAAIAGRPNMSAVALDVTDAGTIATFAKDIVAKFPSLNVLVNNAGIMNAEDASTKRDLSQAEATVVTNILGPIRLIDALVDHLAAQADSAIVNVTSGLAFVPFPKAPTYSATKAAIHSYSVALRIQLAGKVEVIELAPPAVRTDLTPGQSTREGYMPLDEFADEVMALFAVEPTPEEILVQNVLPLRNAEASGTVPQVLGMLASL from the coding sequence ATGAAGACCACAGGCAACACCATCCTCGTCACCGGCGGGGGTTCGGGCATCGGACTGGCGCTCGCGCAGCGCTGGCACGACGCGGGCAACAAGGTCATCGTCACCGGACGCAATGCCGCGAAGCTCGAAGCGGCGATCGCGGGGCGGCCGAACATGTCGGCGGTCGCGCTCGACGTCACCGATGCCGGGACGATCGCGACTTTCGCGAAGGATATCGTAGCGAAATTCCCGAGCCTCAATGTGCTGGTCAACAACGCCGGGATCATGAATGCCGAGGATGCAAGCACGAAGCGCGACTTGTCGCAGGCCGAGGCGACGGTCGTGACCAACATCCTCGGTCCGATCCGGCTGATCGACGCGCTGGTCGATCATCTGGCGGCGCAGGCGGACAGCGCGATCGTCAATGTGACGTCGGGGCTGGCGTTCGTCCCCTTCCCCAAGGCGCCGACCTATTCGGCGACCAAGGCGGCGATCCACAGCTACTCGGTCGCGCTGCGCATCCAGCTGGCGGGCAAGGTCGAGGTGATCGAGCTGGCGCCGCCCGCGGTGCGCACCGACCTGACCCCCGGCCAGTCGACGCGCGAGGGTTATATGCCGCTCGATGAGTTTGCCGATGAGGTTATGGCGCTGTTCGCGGTGGAACCCACGCCCGAAGAAATCCTGGTGCAGAATGTCCTGCCGCTGCGCAATGCCGAGGCGAGCGGGACGGTGCCGCAGGTGCTGGGGATGCTGGCGTCGTTGTAA
- the rlmN gene encoding 23S rRNA (adenine(2503)-C(2))-methyltransferase RlmN, with protein MQIPGHIDPVTTGTVPLRGGNRIDLIGLTRDAIGGVLVEAGLDAKAAKLRAKQIWHWMYHRGVTDFEAMTDIAKAMRPWLTDRFIIGRPTVREAQVSSDGTRKWLLAAADGQEYEMVFIPDADRGTLCVSSQVGCTLNCRFCHTGTMRLVRNLAAGEIVGQVMLARDELGEWPKGTMAGFGPDPEDDDEDEGGNYTADGRILTNIVMMGMGEPLYNFDEVKGALKIVMDGDGLALSRRRITLSTSGVVPMMARAGEEIGVNLAVSLHAVSKEIRDEIVPLNRKYGIDELLKACADYPGAGNSRRITFEYVMLKDKNDSDDDARELVRLIREYGLHAKVNLIPFNPWPGAIYECSSPERVRAFSNLIFKAGISAPVRTPRGRDIMAACGQLKSAATKPTRAQLDRIAEEKQAALG; from the coding sequence ATGCAGATTCCCGGCCATATCGACCCCGTCACGACGGGCACCGTTCCCTTGCGCGGCGGCAACCGCATCGACCTGATCGGGCTGACGCGCGACGCGATCGGCGGCGTGCTGGTCGAGGCAGGCCTCGACGCCAAGGCCGCGAAGCTGCGCGCCAAGCAGATCTGGCACTGGATGTACCACCGCGGGGTCACCGATTTCGAGGCGATGACCGACATCGCGAAGGCGATGCGCCCTTGGCTGACCGACCGCTTCATCATCGGCCGCCCGACGGTGCGCGAGGCGCAGGTGTCGAGCGACGGCACGCGCAAATGGCTGCTCGCCGCCGCCGACGGCCAGGAATATGAAATGGTCTTCATCCCCGACGCCGATCGGGGAACCTTGTGCGTGTCGAGCCAGGTCGGCTGCACATTGAACTGCCGTTTCTGCCATACGGGCACGATGCGCCTCGTCCGCAACCTCGCCGCGGGCGAGATCGTCGGGCAGGTGATGCTGGCACGCGACGAACTTGGCGAATGGCCCAAGGGGACGATGGCGGGCTTCGGCCCCGACCCCGAGGACGACGACGAGGATGAAGGCGGCAATTACACTGCCGACGGCCGCATCCTGACCAACATCGTGATGATGGGCATGGGCGAGCCGCTGTATAATTTCGACGAGGTCAAGGGCGCGCTCAAGATCGTCATGGATGGCGACGGACTTGCGCTGTCGCGGCGCCGCATCACGCTGTCGACGAGCGGCGTCGTGCCGATGATGGCGCGTGCGGGCGAAGAGATCGGGGTCAACCTCGCGGTCTCGCTGCACGCGGTGTCGAAGGAAATCCGCGACGAGATCGTGCCGCTCAACCGCAAATATGGCATCGACGAACTGTTGAAAGCGTGCGCCGATTATCCGGGTGCCGGCAATTCGCGGCGCATCACCTTTGAATATGTGATGCTGAAGGACAAGAACGACAGCGACGACGATGCGCGCGAGCTTGTCCGGCTGATCCGCGAATATGGCTTGCACGCGAAGGTCAATCTGATCCCCTTCAACCCCTGGCCCGGCGCAATCTATGAATGTTCGTCGCCCGAGCGCGTGCGCGCATTCAGCAACCTGATTTTCAAGGCCGGGATTTCGGCGCCGGTGCGCACTCCGCGCGGGCGCGACATCATGGCGGCGTGCGGACAATTGAAGAGTGCGGCGACCAAGCCGACGCGCGCCCAACTCGACCGGATCGCCGAGGAAAAGCAGGCCGCGCTCGGCTGA
- a CDS encoding outer membrane protein: MKKFAVAAALLTAIVATPAMAQGEARVEVRGGYVTGSGLDDATLGAAAGYDFDLGSTAFAGAEIAGDKVLIDGAKVQFSSGARLGAKVGANGKAYVNGGYTFGQIDDPYVGAGYQHKLTQNVYAKAEYRHQFIENFSDFDTFAVGVGFAF, from the coding sequence ATGAAGAAATTCGCAGTTGCAGCCGCTCTCCTGACGGCCATCGTTGCAACCCCCGCCATGGCCCAGGGTGAAGCCCGCGTCGAAGTGCGCGGCGGCTATGTCACGGGCAGCGGCCTCGACGACGCCACGCTTGGCGCCGCGGCCGGCTATGATTTCGACCTCGGCTCGACGGCATTTGCCGGCGCCGAAATCGCGGGCGACAAGGTGCTGATCGACGGCGCCAAGGTCCAGTTCTCGTCGGGCGCGCGTCTCGGTGCCAAGGTCGGCGCCAACGGCAAGGCCTATGTCAACGGCGGCTACACCTTCGGTCAGATCGACGATCCCTATGTCGGTGCCGGCTACCAGCACAAGCTGACCCAGAACGTCTACGCCAAGGCCGAATATCGCCACCAGTTCATCGAGAACTTCAGCGACTTCGACACCTTCGCGGTCGGCGTCGGCTTCGCTTTCTGA
- a CDS encoding YnfA family protein yields the protein MTALAYIGAALAEIAGCFAFWAWLRMDKSVWWILPGIASLALFAWLLTLVDAEHAGRTYAAYGSVYIVSALIWLWAVEGAKPDRWDLVGAAVCLGGAAIILFGPRAS from the coding sequence ATGACGGCATTGGCATATATCGGTGCAGCGCTGGCCGAAATCGCGGGCTGCTTCGCCTTCTGGGCGTGGCTGCGGATGGACAAATCGGTGTGGTGGATATTGCCCGGCATCGCGTCGCTGGCGCTGTTCGCCTGGCTGCTCACGCTCGTCGACGCCGAACATGCTGGACGGACTTACGCCGCCTATGGCAGCGTCTACATCGTGTCGGCGCTGATCTGGCTGTGGGCGGTCGAGGGCGCGAAGCCCGACCGCTGGGACCTGGTCGGCGCCGCCGTGTGCCTCGGCGGTGCGGCGATCATCCTGTTCGGGCCGCGGGCGAGTTAG
- a CDS encoding arylesterase yields MRTAGWRSALIYGCVAILCQPLAACGSAENPSASTNDKGAAKTAPAIPADAPLVIAFGDSLYAGYQLGPKEGLAPQLQAALADDGVVARVQNAGVSGDTTAAGRQRLTYVLDNAKAKPALVVLGLGGNDMLRGIGPDQTRANLDAMLAELKKREIPVLLTGMMAAPNLGSDYAKKFNPIYPELASKYDVSFYPFILDNVVTDKALMLGDNMHPNAKGVTVVAAGLAPLVEQALPNAG; encoded by the coding sequence ATGAGAACGGCCGGATGGCGCTCTGCTCTTATATATGGTTGTGTCGCAATTCTTTGCCAACCACTCGCCGCATGCGGATCGGCAGAAAACCCGTCGGCTTCGACCAACGACAAGGGCGCGGCGAAAACGGCGCCTGCGATTCCCGCCGACGCGCCGCTCGTGATCGCCTTCGGTGACTCCCTGTATGCGGGCTACCAGCTCGGTCCGAAGGAAGGCCTCGCGCCGCAATTACAGGCCGCACTCGCCGACGATGGTGTCGTCGCGCGCGTCCAGAATGCGGGCGTGTCGGGCGACACCACCGCCGCGGGGCGCCAGCGCCTCACCTATGTGCTTGACAATGCGAAGGCGAAGCCCGCGCTCGTCGTGCTCGGGCTCGGCGGCAACGACATGCTGCGCGGGATCGGCCCCGACCAGACGCGCGCCAATCTCGACGCGATGCTCGCCGAACTGAAAAAGCGCGAGATCCCGGTGTTGCTCACCGGCATGATGGCCGCGCCGAACCTCGGCAGCGACTATGCGAAGAAGTTCAACCCCATCTATCCCGAACTCGCGTCGAAATATGATGTGAGCTTCTACCCCTTCATCCTCGACAATGTCGTCACCGACAAGGCACTGATGCTCGGCGACAATATGCATCCCAATGCTAAGGGGGTGACGGTCGTGGCCGCGGGACTGGCGCCGCTGGTCGAACAGGCGCTGCCGAACGCGGGCTAA